In the Ruminococcus sp. OA3 genome, one interval contains:
- a CDS encoding DUF6144 family protein, which yields MFDIRKIQEKVIYEAVKTESSAAVANEVVYGKEQPDNAEKNPAWVKSAMQRLESKFEFETIKKIRMNCQCGYGMDEKLALVEELKSTAASIEELTDSEKARAAGLFCKDGELYLQFGYCPCPMLADVEKLETNTWCQCTTGYSKDLFEKAFDCSADVELLKSIKMGDRVCLMKITLHNPKWQ from the coding sequence ATGTTTGACATAAGAAAAATTCAGGAGAAAGTAATTTATGAAGCAGTTAAAACGGAAAGCAGTGCGGCTGTGGCGAATGAGGTGGTGTATGGTAAGGAGCAGCCTGACAATGCAGAAAAGAATCCTGCCTGGGTGAAATCTGCAATGCAACGTCTGGAGAGTAAATTTGAATTTGAGACCATAAAGAAAATACGAATGAACTGCCAATGTGGTTACGGAATGGACGAAAAACTTGCGCTTGTAGAGGAATTGAAGTCAACTGCAGCAAGCATAGAAGAATTAACAGATTCAGAGAAAGCGAGAGCCGCAGGGCTTTTCTGTAAAGACGGGGAGCTTTATCTGCAATTTGGTTATTGTCCCTGCCCGATGCTTGCGGACGTGGAAAAATTGGAGACAAATACATGGTGCCAGTGTACTACCGGCTACAGCAAGGACCTGTTTGAAAAGGCGTTTGACTGCAGTGCTGATGTGGAGCTGCTGAAGAGCATAAAGATGGGCGACAGAGTATGCCTGATGAAGATTACGCTCCACAATCCCAAATGGCAATGA
- a CDS encoding GyrI-like domain-containing protein, whose protein sequence is MDRKKLVDQSIDYIMQHLDEGLSLDTISAQFYVSKYYFSRMFKEETGESVYAFIKRCKVDQSAIDMKLNPRKAITDIGLDYGYSSSNYSSVFRKHHDISPAMFKRSIPTHSMPVPFTPDRIVHFKTVEEYAAHTEIQELKDFLVIYERFIGNYSDIEKHWYHFLDKYNSFLNERTILIERFFNDPAITDLSQCICDICMTVEQDCDLDNVMLIRGGKWIVYHFDGEISDIFETLQGVFNVWLPQSGYNMAQRYGLNIYRHIERGNHSVVMDLCIPVL, encoded by the coding sequence ATGGACAGGAAAAAACTTGTTGATCAAAGCATTGATTATATTATGCAGCATTTAGATGAGGGCTTATCGCTTGATACCATATCTGCTCAATTTTATGTATCAAAGTACTATTTTAGCCGAATGTTCAAAGAAGAAACCGGTGAAAGTGTTTATGCGTTTATTAAACGCTGTAAGGTTGACCAGAGCGCAATTGATATGAAACTAAACCCAAGGAAAGCAATTACAGACATTGGTTTAGATTATGGATATAGTTCCTCCAATTATAGTTCGGTATTTAGAAAGCACCATGATATTTCCCCTGCCATGTTTAAACGGTCAATACCAACGCACAGCATGCCTGTTCCGTTTACACCGGATCGGATTGTCCACTTCAAAACTGTGGAGGAGTATGCCGCCCATACAGAAATTCAGGAGCTTAAAGATTTTTTAGTGATATATGAGCGGTTTATTGGAAACTATTCGGATATTGAAAAACACTGGTATCATTTTTTAGATAAATACAACTCGTTTTTGAATGAGAGGACAATCCTGATAGAGCGCTTTTTTAATGACCCGGCCATTACAGACTTGTCACAGTGCATTTGCGATATCTGTATGACGGTGGAACAGGATTGTGACCTGGACAATGTTATGCTGATCAGAGGCGGCAAATGGATTGTGTATCATTTCGATGGAGAAATCAGCGATATCTTTGAGACATTACAAGGTGTTTTTAACGTTTGGCTGCCCCAAAGCGGTTACAATATGGCGCAGAGATATGGATTGAATATTTATCGCCATATTGAACGTGGCAATCACAGTGTTGTTATGGATTTATGTATCCCCGTTTTATAA